In a genomic window of Caloenas nicobarica isolate bCalNic1 chromosome 1, bCalNic1.hap1, whole genome shotgun sequence:
- the ADSL gene encoding adenylosuccinate lyase — protein MATPGAEEDALSRYRSPLVSRYASAEMGFNFSERKKFGTWRRLWLYLAQAEKSLGLPITDEQIQEMEANLDNIDFKMAAEEEKKLRHDVMAHVHTFAHCCPKAAAIIHLGATSCYVGDNTDLIVLRDGFNLLLPKLARVISRLADFAEKYADLPTLGFTHYQPAQLTTVGKRCCLWIQDLCMDLRNLERARDDLRFRGVKGTTGTQASFLQLFEGDHSKVEELDRLVTAKAGFKRAYMVTGQTYSRKVDIEVLSVLASLGASIHKICTDIRLLANLKEIEEPFEKDQIGSSAMPYKRNPMRSERCCSLARHLMTLVLDPLQTASVQWFERTLDDSANRRVCLAEAFLTADIILSTLQNISEGLVVYPKVIQRRIQQELPFMATENIIMAMVKAGGNRQDCHEKIRVLSQQAAAVVKQEGGDNDFIARVRADPYFSPIHKQLESLLDPSSFTGRAPQQVAKFLKEEVRPALIPYQSKMGGKIELAL, from the exons ATGGCGACCCCCGGCGCTGAGGAGGACGCGCTGTCGCGGTACCGCTCGCCGCTGGTGTCGCGATACGCCAGCGCCGAGATGGGCTTCAACTTCAGCGAGAGGAAGAAGTTCGGCACCTGGCGCCGCCTCTGGCTCTACCTCGCCCAGGCTGAGAAG TCACTTGGGCTTCCTATCACAGATGAGCAGATACAGGAGATGGAAGCAAATCTGGACAACATTGACTTCAAGATGGCAGcggaggaagagaagaagctGCGTCACGATGTGATGGCCCATGTTCACACCTTTGCCCACTGCTGTCCAAAAGCTGCAGCCATCATTCACCTTGGAGCAACTTCATGTTACGTAGGGGATAATACg GATCTAATTGTCCTCCGTGACGGGTTTAACCTGCTGCTACCCAAG CTTGCAAGGGTGATCAGCCGGCTGGCCGACTTTGCTGAGAAGTATGCTGACCTGCCTACTCTGGGCTTCACTCACTACCA ACCTGCACAGCTCACCACAGTGGGGAAACGCTGCTGCTTGTGGATTCAGGACTTGTGCATGGACCTGCGGAACCTGGAGCGGGCTCGGGATGACCTGCGCTTTCGTGGTGTGAAAGGCACCACTGGCACTCAAGCCAGCTTCCTGCAGCTCTTTGAGGGAGACCATAGTAAA GTTGAAGAGCTGGACAGATTAGTGACTGCAAAGGCAGGATTTAAGCG GGCTTATATGGTGACGGGGCAGACATATAGTCGCAAGGTGGATATTGAAGTCCTGTCTGTGCTGGCCAGTCTTGGAGCATCTATACACAAG ATTTGTACTGATATTCGTCTTTTGGCCAACCTGAAGGAGATAGAGGAGCCTTTTGAGAAAGACCAGATTG GGTCAAGCGCGATGCCTTACAAGAGGAATCCAATGCGCTCAGAAcgctgctgcagcctggctcGACACCTGATGACTCTGGTGCTGGATCCCCTCCAAACAGCCTCCGTGCAGTGGTTTGAGCGAACGTTGGATGACAGTGCCAACAG GCGCGTCTGTCTGGCTGAAGCTTTCCTCACAGCTGACATCATCCTGAGTACGCTGCAGAATATCTCTGAGGGACTTGTGGTATATCCAAAG gtGATTCAGAGGAGGatccagcaggagctgccattCATGGCCACAGAGAACATAATCATGGCAATGGTGAAAGCAGGGGGCAATCGTCAG GATTGCCATGAGAAGATTCGTGTTCTCTCCCAGCAAGCAGCCGCTGTTGTGAAACAGGAAGGGGGTGATAATGACTTCATTGCCCGTGTCCGCGCTGATCCTTACTTCAGCCCTATCCATAAACAACTTGAAAGCCTTTTGGACCCCTCTTCCTTCACTGGACGTGCTCCTCAGCAG GTGGCAAAGTTCCTAAAGGAGGAGGTTCGACCAGCGCTGATTCCATACCAAAGCAAAATGGGTGGGAAAATTGAGCTGGCACTGTAG